The sequence ATAAATCTTGATATTTTCAGACGTATATGTACAGTTTATGCTTTctgatttttcatgtttttctgggGTGCCGACCACCGGCCTCCTTTTTATAAACGGCATAAAATCAACATCTAACAAAATTGTTAaaactttttctgaaaaataatccccaaaataaatcaaatttctttaCCAGTTATTATCTTATGCCTATAGGCTTCCATTGGTGAAATGAAATTGTAAATTCTTTACAGTGTCCGGGGGAAAAATCCAATTGCAATTTTTTGATTCATCTAAACAATTTTACGGGGAAATTCATTAGTTTATTGCACATTAAAATGCACAAGAATTTACTTTCcttggaaataaaataaaatcattttaaatccaatagaattttatttacaaatttaaaataattttcctacatttccattgaaaatttggaaaaaatatcgcatgaaaattcggaagaattttcgttggaacTTCAGATAAGTTTCCACTGAAGGTTCTAAAAATTTTTTCTCTGAAATTAAGGAGTATTTCAACTTGAACTTCTTGTGTtatcaaataataaaataaaagaaaaccacGTGGTTCATCAATCATTTTGCAAACTACCATCCACCCACCCCTATGCATTACCatgtggtttctggacggcccctatcAGGTTTATCTGCCGTCATTTTCAGTCGTGATTTTCAATGGTGTACAGAGAATTTCACGTTAACCGTTCATGCCAAACGTTGACAAATGCTTTtcctatatcaagaagagcaacctCAGTCGATAATCCTTCAGATTGGTTGGGTCGAATAAAATTGTAGCTTTGAATAGTGGATAAGTAGtggaatgcccatggcgaaaactgCTCTTTTGCAAAAATTGAAATATCATTAATGAAGAGAAGCAAGGACTTTCATATGACTTCATAATTGGAAAATTTTTAACGTTTTTGCATTTAAactaaaataaactaaaatatctaTCTAACAATATAATAATTCCAAAAAACGTGTTCATGAATTCATAAGATTGTGTTGTGGATTCTGCTTTGTGTGCTATGATTCATACGGCACAATAACTAAATAATACTTAtcaattactatgtctgaaactcgatttatgcatatgcacaacatattgtgatagatttagattggaaaaTATGACATAAGGcataataggcaagatttttattatattcGTTAATTTATTGATGAAATCTCAACCAATTGTTGAAAGTCTTTCACTAGATGCGCTACAAGTTTAGCTGACTCTAATAAATTTTGCGTCAACATTcgatttgaaaacaaaacattacaAATGCTCCCATTTTAGATCATGCGCAGGGTAGCTTGTGCTGTGTGCATATGTGTTGGTATCGTTTGTATTATTCGTATTCGCTCTTCTCTCTCCGTGCATTCTCATAACAAAAACTGAAAACACCACAGAAGCACAATTCCAATTGGATAGACAATATTCTGTATACAAACATTTTAAAGTTTGATTTTAGTGAGTTAATTCAAATTGTTTACCTGTTTACTTGTGAAGCAAAACTACTCATCTGGTTGAACGATAATATTCAATTCATTAGAGTTTATATATCCAACATAATTcacaatatttttcaataaccacaatattcaaattaaatagcTATCTATAATGTATTCTAGGCTCAGCGATAATTATGGAGCCAACATCTTCGACGAATCCCATGGCGAATGACTCGGAGTGCAATCAAGTTGACACCACGACCAAAGATTCGGAAAAGATAAAAGGAACCGTCGATTCCAAAAATCAAACTTTCCTACGTCATCTGAATACTGCTTTCCAGAACATCAGTCCACAGTTGCCAGAGCACATACTAAATGCTACTTATGTCATCAATTACAAACCGTCTGAGGTTGAAAAGTTCGTGAATGACTATGCCGTTAAGTCGGAGGAATCTGTATATCGGAAGATGCAGGACAATCCTGATTTTGTGAAGGCCACCAACTGGTGTAAAATTATGCACACCGCCGGGATGAGGAATACGAGCAACAAAGAACTTCCACTGGCGCTGAAAACGATTGCCGTGACGGAACGATTTCCGCCTCCAAGCCAGGCTAAAGGTGTCAACTTCAAACAGTTGTACATGAACCTTTCGAACATGATGCTCGGGTATCCGGTGCATGAAATGAACGCAGCGACAGCAAAAGTTCTGAAAGATGTCTATGAGGTAAAAGTTTGTTCTAAAATGTTCATGGGTTTGGCTAACATTAGACTCAGAGATTTGCAGCGATGCATATGAAGATCTTTTAGAACCTTTGAAAATAAACCATTTTTAACAAAAatcgtaacatttttttatctttcaaatTCTAAATAGGAAACAGTGGCAGAACTCAAACGGGCCGATGTCAGCGACTTCGCGGAAACAGTTTGGAGCCAAAATTTTCTCAACTCGGAACCATCCACGACCGAAAATCTCAGCCATGAGGGACCGGCAGCCTTTTTCACCGATCGTAATCTGAACCCGATGCAGATCCCGTTTGACAAACTGTTCTACTCAACCAAGGCAAATGAGGGATCATTCGTTTCGGCGTTGATTCAAAAGACtgaacaataaataaaacacTCCATTCACAGTATTTTCTGGTGTCTGCATTGACTTTATTATTATTGGTTTTCGACTTTCGTCCAAAATAGTTAACCACGTTTACAGTTTACAATTCGATCGTTTTACAATGTATTTCAGTGTTTTTTTTACAACCCGATAAAATGTGCTTTAATTAGCGTATTGTTTGTGTACATCGAAGTTTGATCGGGTCTTTCCTATTTGATGTCTACTAGAGTTAATGAGATGTTAATTTAGAAAGTCCGGCGACAACTGCAATcaacaattttgatttttcatatttcttgctgattttgatacaattttgattACATTTAGATCTTTTGATGATGGTTTGTTAAAAGTacaattctcaaagaaatttgttttgatgCAGAAGTTTGTAGCAGTTAACATAGTTTACAGAAATTCATCGCATAAGCTGCTAAACAAGCGTGATGATCTTATTGGCTTATTTGGTAGGattttaaaattgataaaaatatcTGCTCTGTTATCTCTGTTTTGCGTTACAAAATCATTTGTCTGGTGTAAATATTGTTTCTTCATCTGAGTATTTTACatttacagtttttttttaatagaagcTTTCAAGTTTAACGGAATTATAGCAAGAAGTATATTTCGTCTGTTGCGCAGTGCTTCCTTATAtgattttaacaaaaaaatgataacgttttgaacaatgaactatttgcgtTGATTCACCCGTTCATAATTTATGGTAAACCTTCCTACCATTCACCAAATGCTAACCCAGTTTTCGGGAaactaattttgaattttaaaggtATGTCAATGAGGAGTGATGTTGTTGCTGGTAGATATTTTTTGCAAGAATGTTACACATGAAAACACATGGAAAGTTAATCTTATTTTAGTGCACCGTATGTTGTAGTGTCTACACGTTTATCTTCAATCTGCATCCCAAATAAAACTATCCTAATGTGACACAATGGTGCGACCGAAGGACTGGACAAACCACACTCTTCTATTAGGGCAGCCCTTAGTTTGTACAAGGCAGCAgaaactatgtccaagggcttgacgacccctccccaagccatctgcgagttgtggcgcctgcctaggatgtggtggggtttgacagtggaccctataaaaagctgcatgtatccgcaagtaggctccgccaaagcgaccgtgtgctgctcaaagcgcacaaacaaaagatattttatttatttatttgtttgagtcttcgaaaatataaaaaatcgtACAGACTGGTAACTTAAATATTAATCTTAGATCTAAACACATTTTTCGACATagtaaaatcaaacaagtggTACACATCATTAAAACGTTGACAACACACATCTAGCGGATTATTTTGTCCAAAAAGAGTCcgattttagttactagataaagattgtcgctgtcgtcgctgtccggaacatcttttgctggcgaggataggggagctaaatgtcaaagaaggaaaatccatacgatctgacagcttggtacccaacatgttccggacagcagaacaaagggaaccgaagcgacaatctttatctagttactaaaatatcttttgcacaAACCCAAGTCCTAATgtcaggtgggacgctaaacagccctgacacgacggccctccgacgagacaggaggtttgcgcaggcccaataagccgcctttaaaaacaaccattacgaacgacatagaagataatacgactcgatacattcggcaacgacctaggcgacgaataaaggatcacgattggaagcttggtacatggaactgcaagtcgcaggttgcgacaggataatctacgatgaattacatccccgcaacttcgacgtcgtagcacTGCAGGAAATCTACTGGACGGGacaaaaagtgtggaaaagcgggcatcgagcggctaccttctaacaaagctgtggcaccaccaacgagctggaaaccggcttcatagtgctgggtaagatgtgacgtgtgattgggtggcaagctgaggataaaaggccgtttctttaactatagcatcatcaacgtgcactgcccacacgaagggagacccgacgacgagaaagaagcgttctatgcacagctggagtagatatacgatggatgcccactgcgggacgtcaaaatcgtcatcggtaacATGAACGCTcaagtaggaagggaggaaatgtacagaccggtcatcggaccggatagtctgcataccgcatcgaacgacaacggccaacgatgcatacactttgcagcctcccgcggaatggtagtccgaagcactttcttcccccgcaagaagttgcgttgcagtatgtctgcgctcaaatcTCTCGACgctgtacaacacgcgtcggattcatccgccgcggctaaacattacttacttacttatggatcctgtacacctccggtggagcaaagggccgacttgaaagatctccatcctgagcgttgcccggctatcgctttaacttgttgccaggttagatttcggtcgacttcttttatttctttattgaggcttcgccgccatgagcctctgggtctgcctctgctgcgatgtcccgctgggttccagtctattGCTTGTTTACATACTTTTTTtctgcccctacgtagagtgtggccgactcagcctcacttccgatcccgaatttctgttgctatcggcctctggtgacaacgacaatggagctcgttgttagagatccagttgtgaggccaccaggcccgaattatataccacaggcttctgttgatgaacacctgcagccgttgagtgttctccactgatacacaccatgtttcgctagcgtataacaggacagatttcacgttagagttgaaaattcgtattttggtgcgttcacttatctgcctgtttttccagatatctcttaaactcgcaaaggcagcccttgctttcttgatccgtgcgcctatgtcgatcttggtaccgccgtctgacgccatttggctaccaagatattgcaagctttcaacattctccactggttgcccggctactgtgaaactggaaggagtcaccgtgtttacatccaacgatttggttttgttgacgatgatgactaaacctgccgaagaggatcGCTCGGCCAGGACGTTGAGCTTagtctgcatatcagagcgccgttgcgcgaggagtgcaacgtcatcagccaattcgaagtcgtttaggtgttccatggttataggctgccataacagcccgcggtttggttcacggtcaatcgcaccagAATCTACCAGAAtatcgtcgattacgatgaggaatgTTGAAGCGGAacgttgagcggatgtcatggggtcagctttgagcatctcggctgatatacgatcgacccctggggctttattcgatttcatgctttggatggctgtttgaatctctagcagtgatggagcttcggtattgacgcgtgttatacgtcggatcctaggcagatcatgccgaggcggtgatggcctggcttgcacttgaaaaagttgttgaaagtgctcgaaccagcgtttcagctggtcagttgggtcggtcaataactgatcattcgcgtctttcacaggcatcgttgcattcaacTTCGCCCCGTTTCAGCGTCGTTGCATtcagcgtcgtgagatatcgtagaggaggtccccggttgcggcggctctctctccttcgtcggccagagagtctgcccacgttcgcttgtcccgtcgacatgtgcgttttacttccttctcacattgcggctaaacattgggcggctacaaggcggtagactagcccaagactacgcgcagcagctggaagtgacactcccaacggaaaagcagctaggcgcagcatcttcTAGCTGCACTAGGcatggtggctccggatcagagaaacgactgatatAATGCCGCATGGGCGagtttgctgcaacaccgcacgagggcgaacgaggcacgatacaacgggcgcggaatagacaaaactcgatttttcggaggaaaaagcgccagcgtttacgtaagggccacgtgccacagcccgatacgtgtaaggacataaacgggaaccttcttacaaacgatcTTAAGatgatccaaagatggcggcagcactacgaagagcacctgaatggcgatgtggcagataaCGGTGAtgatatggtaatgaacctaggagcacgcgcgcacgACATACAACCTCCAGTTCCGAATCtctaggaaatccaggaggagatccaGGAGGAGtggaccaactaccaggagagctgtttaaacacggtggtgaggcactgactagagcgctgcaGTGGGTAATTATCAAGGTTTGGTaagatgaggttctgccgcaggagggcgataagctggattgtagcaactaccacgcaaCTACCACGCTGAACGTCGCCtataaggtactctcccaaatattatgccgccgactaacaccaattgcaagagagttcgtggggcagtaccaagcggaatttatgggtgaacgctctaccatagaccaggtgttcgccgtacggcaggtattgcagaaatgccgcgcaTACAACGTGCCGACACATTATCTATTCATAGACTTCaaaaccgcatatgatacaatcgatcggggccAGATAAGGCAGCAAATGCACGAAAACCGATTTCCTGATatactgatacggttgatcaaggcgacgatggatcgggtgatgttcgagtttcaggggcattctcgagtccctttgaaacgcgcagagggctacggcaaggtggtctttcatgtctgcaattcaacatcgctctggagggagttatacgaagggcagggattgacacgattggcacgtagctttgagaggatggaggaagcctacatcagactgaaaagcgaagctaaacggagtGGACTACTCATATAcccgtcgaagacgaagtacatgataggaagaggctcaagagaggtaaatgtaagccacccactacgagtttctatcggtggtgacgaaatcgaggtggtagaagaattcgtgtacttgggctcactggtgatcgccgataacgataccatccgttgaaaatggttctcgacaacgatccgacgggaacaagaaaacgaggtgcacagcgagcaacgtggatcgatcaggtggaggacgatttgcggaccctccgcagactaagtggttggcgaagtgcagtcatgggccgagctgaatggagaagattttTGTGTATTGCACAGCTCACTCCGGCCtcagtctggtaataaatagaaaaataaaaatgttgtttttatgCAAATATCTGGGCGCTTATTTTTGGTTGGTTATAATAGGCGgtagagtatttttttttatgcgctgtacaattttgaaaaaaattgtataaattttggacaagaattcagaatgtatgaaaaatgtatttggTCCAAAATGTCCCATTACACACTCCATAACAACCGAGCTAACAACCGCTAGGTTGGTTTGAGAAAACCACTAAGACATTAAGTAAAACTATCGCAAAATTTAAATTGGTTTCCTCTTGTCCttttccgttcaaaaattctatgTCAATGACAAATTCTtaggatttcaacgggaaatccttcgaaattttcactcgaagcttttctcaatttttgttgggaacttttcgaaatttcaactggaaattgtatggaatattcaagaaaatcattggtaattttacgaaaaattCTCAAGAGTTTCAACGTAACGTTGTGGGGAAGCGTCGGGAAATTCTATGCAAATTCCAATGAATCTTCGAAATTTCGACGAAAAATCCGGCGGACTTCTCAAATTTaaatcggcgtgaaaaattatagatcaattttatttggattttacAGTTAATATTTACGGCGAAGTTCAgtggaaacattttttaaaaatcgatattttccaGACATTTTGATTGCTTCTATATTCCTTATttaaagaattttgataccgaATAAGATGATGATTTTTTCGAAACAAACTTGGATAatcttcaggaatgtatgaatatCAATCCATTTCGTTCAAGTTAGAACCAAGCAATTAGGCTGGCTCGTGACTTCAGGATTCAGTGGCTCCTTGAGATGGGACTTGATTTTGATAAACACAGCCATATGATGATTCGCACATCATGTGCATAATTACGCACAAAACATGCTAACATTTGCAACTTGCTGAAAAAAATTTCTACCAGCAACAACACACTGTGCAATGGTGAATCATTTTGTGGCTTAGTGATAGATATTAAGGTACTGTTCTCTCTCTTGCTATTATCTAATACAATCCATTCAAACATAATACAACATGTAGCGAATATATAATTATCTGACATTGGCAAAGCGTGGCGCgaagcaatgaaccgaagtcgTTATCacagttttcaaataaatactctcATCTGTCTAATATATGATTTGCTATGCCGTAGTTACAGAGGCTAGGTGCACAATAATAGTATAGAATGATACGCACGATATCGTGTGCACTGTTTATCATCTTTATTTGCCTATCGGACTCGATTAAGATTTGCAGTCGATTTCCAGATGATGGTCAATTAGGGAACCGggtgaaaaaaaagttaagtAAATACAGAGTGGGGACATACATTACATGCACTCACAGTCACATACGTTCACGGGGAAACAGTCGGATATTACGGTaatgtttttcttttctcttgtgATATACGTAGGTATGTAAACTGTTGTTGGATTGTCAGCTGGTTTCGATTCCTATCTAATGTTAACATACGATATGGGACCAAACAGTACAAAATTGTGCAGTCATCATAGAGCATGGGGTGGGGTCACGCTGTATGCAGTGAGAGGGTCGCTCGGGGGTTATTTTGTTACAATTATCATTGAGTTTTGATTTGAAAGTTGAACCTTACACGTAAATAACGACGAATAGTGTCATTTGATTGTGATGTGCAACGTTGTCCCTATAATATGCTTACTTTGGGAAAAGTGTTTGATTTGTTTGATTCTTTTTTTATGGGACATTGAATTTGCTTTTATGAATCGATGGTTCTAATGATGATGTACCTATTGTTCTAAATCCTTTGTATGATCCTCTTTCAATGATGTTCAACATTTATATCTTCACTTTTTATATAAATGAACGACCTGCCTCATTATTTACGTTTTTACAAGAGGGTTATTTAAAAAAGTATAAAACCAGTCATTTATAAAATATCTACTAGCTATCATTTTTAATCTTTGGGCAATGTTACACGCTAGTCTTCAATGGAAAACGCCATGGTTTGATCTATCAGTTAATTTTACTATAGGGTTGACACGCTCTGGAGGGTTCTATCCCACAACTAATAATACtcgtttttatgtttttttgagcAAACGCCGAAAAATACTACTTATCAAAGGTGTATGGTACAGCCGAACGATTTTATGGGGTTTTCTGGTATTTGACGAAAAGTTTCGAGAGCCCAAAGTGGTGATTGTCAAATGTGTGCAATTTTAGCCGCTCATTCGTCGATGGCTAGAAGCTGTGCTAAGCTCTCAGACTataaatttgcaaatttttagAAATTATCATAGTTCATATTCCATAAAGTGCACGTCTTCACAGTATTGATTCGACCTTCGGTGATTGAAACTCTTTGATACGGTTGTGTGATTTTTGCTTTGATAATTAATTCTCTAACTCTAAGTTCAGCTCCACAATTTTAACATCTCTTTGTTGATTGATCCTTTTCCCTTCACTTTGATTTACGCCACCTTCGTACTTATCATGAAAATTAGAATTAACTACGCTGTTAATTGGGTTCTCTCTATTCTTTGCACGACTGAAATGGCTTTGGTGGATTTCCCCCCTCTTGTTAATTCCATTTCTGTCAATAAGTAAACATCAATTGATATGTACATTCGAAATTATCCAGTATGGTGTATTGTATCGCTTCGAGCAAGTGATTTTTCCGCTCACACGCAATTCCTGCAAATTGCTAGGTAGTATGATGCCAattgaaagcatttttttttgcttatttttccATCCGCTCGAATGGTTTTAGCACCAATCACCACTCTGAACCAACAACGATCCGTGATGATTTCACATGAGCGATTATATGGTGTCCATTTCTGTTGTTCCACAGTGTTGTCATATGTTTCATCTTGGTCCAATGGGTTGAAGAGCTCCATAACAAAACTGGATAGAGTTAGGAATCATCATGACAGTAAAGTAGACAACTGATATCGTATTTATTTGGTAAAGTGATTGTCGCAGAGGGGTGACAATTCACATCAGGCGTTAGCCATCGTATTGATATGACATCcgattatatttattttgtattttatcTTTGGTGATTGAATTGACTTGTTACCCTATGTTCAGTTTGTTTTCATTCGTGATACTTTAACATTATCATTATTATCGTTATTAGGATGGTGGTGCGGAAAATGTAGCTGTACGCCGaccaattattttcaatgtagTTCGTTCATGTTCGATTGTTTGATTTTAGTGTTTATCAAACACTGACTGATGGATTTCGGTCAATTATTGCTTCCAAAAGAAAATTGTTGCCTTTATTCATTACAGACATGAACTCAGATTATACCCAAAATAATTTTTATCATAAATTTTGTGGGTGTTATTAGATTGAAAGGACAAGTCGGTTTGAAAGTGATATTTTTGCTGGTCGTGATGAGGTGAATGCACAGTCATAATTGCAGTGCTATAATTTACATTGTGATTACAGTTCCATTCGATTTGGATAACATACTATTCTTAACCTGTTCGATTTTATCTGTATTCTGCCTTAttatccaattcaaaccaaagcaTATAATTTATTCTGAATATTATGAGAAAGgtaagaaaagtttaataacgtCGGATTAGAAGGTCTCTTATGGAGTCGAGTATCTACTAGGAACTGCAGATAATTGGAAACTCGGATACGCGTAACACTCAAAAACATGTTAAGTAATTACGAATAAGAAACTGTACCAACTCGTCTTCCACTCCGCTTCATTATTTTCCAAATGAGATTATGGGGTGGAAAATAACCTCATTTTAGTAACGTTTATGAGCCAAGAAACCGGTCGGTCATAACAACATAAACGGTCTTGTTCTGCGATGCCACTTAGCAGAAGAATTCCGCAGCCATACAAATGCATCTGTGCAAGAGCGCACAAAGTCCTCG comes from Armigeres subalbatus isolate Guangzhou_Male chromosome 2, GZ_Asu_2, whole genome shotgun sequence and encodes:
- the LOC134211069 gene encoding uncharacterized protein LOC134211069, which encodes MEPTSSTNPMANDSECNQVDTTTKDSEKIKGTVDSKNQTFLRHLNTAFQNISPQLPEHILNATYVINYKPSEVEKFVNDYAVKSEESVYRKMQDNPDFVKATNWCKIMHTAGMRNTSNKELPLALKTIAVTERFPPPSQAKGVNFKQLYMNLSNMMLGYPVHEMNAATAKVLKDVYEETVAELKRADVSDFAETVWSQNFLNSEPSTTENLSHEGPAAFFTDRNLNPMQIPFDKLFYSTKANEGSFVSALIQKTEQ